A single genomic interval of Methyloceanibacter caenitepidi harbors:
- the rnr gene encoding ribonuclease R, translating into MAPPKKTPSAKKTASAGRAKPKRPAKTKPASKSKAAPKGGLPSKKEIIEFLAGTTSKAGKREIARAFNIKGSDRIGLKALLREMADEGLIAGSRRRLLRPGVLPSVTVLEIVARDEDGEFIARPAAWDDESGPMPKILMVEGRGNLVQVPGIGDRVLARLTPQKPDADYPYHARTIKKLPRTTSRSLLGIFRSLSDGRGVIDPIDKKQLKEWTVPKGSTDEAEDGELVRFEIARSARYGVPTARVVARLGNPEAQQAISLIALHAHGIPDEFPPAAIAEADAAKEVELGSRLDLCDVPLLTIDPVDARDHDDAVFAEADTASDNEGGWIVIVAIADVAHYVTPGSALDKEARKRGNSVYFPDRVVPMLPERISNELCSLKEGVPRPCLAVRMVFDKNGRKKNHRFFRGLMRSAASLSYEQAQAAIDGRTDEATAPLLETVLRPLWGAYASLSKARDARGPLELDLPERKILLDDKGRVRGIATPPRLDAHRLIEEFMIQANVAAAEALETKRSPLVYRIHDAPSKEKLMALGEFLATIEMKLPKAGVLKPAQFNRILADTRKSPNAELVAEVVLRSQSQAEYSPRNLGHFGLNLRRYAHFTSPIRRYADLIVHRALIRAFGLGEGGLTDKEIDELEEVSGAISDTERRAMAAERDTVDRLIAAYLADRIGAQFTAKVSGLVRSGLFVRLTETGADGFVPASAIGHEYFYHDEVRQALVGEDTGLAYQLGDPVEVRLVEAIPTAGALRFDMLSEGRKIASSRGRQRSHSADRSKQRQRGKPRGGRPSKRR; encoded by the coding sequence GTGGCCCCACCCAAGAAGACGCCCTCAGCCAAGAAGACTGCATCTGCCGGAAGGGCCAAGCCGAAGCGCCCTGCGAAAACGAAGCCTGCGTCCAAGTCAAAGGCGGCTCCGAAGGGCGGGCTGCCCTCCAAGAAGGAGATCATCGAATTCTTGGCCGGCACGACGTCAAAGGCCGGGAAGCGGGAGATCGCGCGGGCCTTCAACATCAAAGGCTCGGACCGGATCGGATTGAAAGCGCTCCTGCGCGAGATGGCCGATGAAGGTCTGATCGCCGGGTCCCGGCGGAGGCTGTTGCGCCCTGGAGTCCTGCCGTCGGTGACGGTGCTGGAGATCGTTGCCCGCGACGAGGATGGGGAATTCATCGCCCGCCCCGCCGCCTGGGACGACGAGAGCGGGCCCATGCCGAAGATCCTCATGGTCGAAGGCCGCGGCAATCTCGTGCAGGTGCCAGGCATCGGCGATCGCGTTCTGGCGCGGCTCACGCCGCAAAAGCCGGACGCGGACTACCCCTATCACGCGCGCACCATCAAGAAGCTGCCGCGCACAACATCGCGGAGCCTCCTCGGCATCTTCCGGTCTCTGTCGGATGGGCGCGGCGTCATCGATCCCATCGACAAGAAACAGCTCAAGGAATGGACGGTACCGAAGGGCTCTACGGACGAGGCCGAAGACGGCGAGCTGGTCCGCTTCGAGATCGCCCGCTCGGCGCGCTACGGCGTTCCCACCGCCCGTGTGGTCGCTCGGCTCGGGAACCCGGAAGCCCAGCAGGCCATCAGCCTGATCGCGCTTCATGCGCACGGTATACCGGACGAGTTCCCGCCGGCCGCGATTGCCGAAGCCGATGCCGCGAAGGAAGTCGAACTCGGCTCCCGTTTGGACCTTTGCGACGTCCCTCTCCTCACCATCGACCCTGTCGACGCCCGCGACCATGACGACGCGGTTTTCGCGGAAGCGGACACGGCCTCCGACAACGAAGGCGGCTGGATCGTCATTGTCGCCATCGCGGACGTGGCGCACTACGTCACGCCCGGCAGCGCGCTCGACAAGGAAGCCCGAAAGCGGGGCAACTCCGTGTACTTCCCCGACCGCGTCGTGCCCATGCTGCCGGAGCGTATCTCGAACGAGCTGTGCTCGTTGAAGGAAGGCGTCCCCCGCCCCTGCTTGGCCGTCCGCATGGTTTTCGACAAGAACGGCCGCAAGAAGAACCACCGCTTCTTCCGCGGGCTCATGCGATCGGCCGCGAGCCTGTCTTACGAACAGGCCCAAGCGGCAATCGACGGCCGCACGGACGAGGCTACGGCGCCGCTGCTGGAAACGGTGCTGCGGCCTCTCTGGGGCGCCTATGCGAGCCTGAGCAAGGCCCGCGATGCCCGCGGACCGCTCGAACTCGACCTGCCCGAACGGAAGATCCTGCTGGACGACAAGGGCCGCGTGCGCGGGATCGCGACGCCGCCGCGGCTCGATGCGCACCGGCTGATCGAGGAATTCATGATCCAGGCGAATGTCGCCGCCGCCGAGGCCCTGGAGACCAAGCGCTCGCCGCTCGTCTACCGCATCCACGACGCGCCTTCGAAGGAGAAGCTCATGGCGCTCGGCGAGTTTCTAGCGACGATCGAGATGAAGCTGCCGAAAGCCGGAGTACTCAAACCGGCGCAGTTCAACCGCATCCTCGCCGATACGCGCAAATCACCGAACGCCGAACTCGTGGCGGAGGTGGTGCTGCGGAGCCAAAGCCAGGCCGAGTACAGCCCCCGCAATCTCGGGCATTTCGGCCTCAACTTGCGCCGCTATGCGCACTTCACCTCCCCGATCCGGCGCTATGCCGACCTGATCGTGCACCGCGCCCTCATCCGGGCCTTCGGCCTCGGCGAAGGCGGCCTGACGGACAAAGAGATCGACGAACTGGAGGAGGTCTCGGGCGCCATTTCCGACACGGAACGGCGCGCCATGGCGGCCGAGCGGGACACGGTGGACCGGCTGATCGCGGCCTACCTCGCCGACCGCATTGGGGCGCAGTTCACCGCCAAGGTCTCGGGTCTCGTCCGGTCCGGGCTGTTCGTGCGGCTGACCGAGACGGGCGCCGACGGGTTCGTCCCGGCGTCCGCAATCGGGCATGAATACTTCTACCACGACGAGGTGCGGCAAGCCCTGGTGGGTGAAGATACGGGCCTTGCCTACCAACTCGGGGATCCGGTCGAGGTTCGCCTGGTCGAGGCCATCCCGACGGCCGGGGCGCTACGATTTGACATGTTGAGCGAAGGACGCAAGATCGC